From one Acidobacteriota bacterium genomic stretch:
- the rpmH gene encoding 50S ribosomal protein L34 encodes MPKRTFQPNRRRRSKTHGFLSRMKTKAGAAVLSRRRAKGRHKIAVSAGYRD; translated from the coding sequence ATGCCGAAGCGTACCTTTCAACCCAACCGTCGCCGCCGCTCCAAGACCCACGGCTTTCTCAGCCGCATGAAGACCAAGGCTGGCGCCGCCGTTCTCAGCCGTCGCCGCGCCAAGGGCCGTCACAAGATCGCCGTCAGCGCCGGTTACCGCGACTAG